The following are encoded together in the Anopheles nili chromosome 3, idAnoNiliSN_F5_01, whole genome shotgun sequence genome:
- the LOC128724287 gene encoding LOW QUALITY PROTEIN: uncharacterized protein LOC128724287 (The sequence of the model RefSeq protein was modified relative to this genomic sequence to represent the inferred CDS: substituted 1 base at 1 genomic stop codon), with product MVNLCDLLEKYSEFSKNDDDIFVYVDRMLLNFFEARKRQHQVENELEHIKRQLAEKQKLLSISHNRDTESPIRKRKALSLDSPHLAHKENVSIIENSTIFSHKSHTDTSLKECSLLEHNIIDSEEPMFALSQSPPPTRKVLSPRNKPTSESTPVDPVKKVQQAEGNILRPSLLNANFTTPGIVAKETALSASRKWTAKKPKEDILKADKQTPVTVTRYSSLMDCQARFRQTKLNFSDHQKLAPKKDSDATLHETVFNDFVISTPPSATNRSSFLKSLRMKKKSNKTTEIQSDTLAADHKSFGALATVGSKIGAKTNADLDSHTYNDNIDQTYCPGVESINKLAQISVKQEPRSQQKSLAIVQPDSKSDCFPSRPKEGDTDGETSEVEILPTSSQRSIISVADSQRESDKIMAELNDQEQSTRVAKLCGFHLMTSLNPSMERXCSERSSNGNIKCISFAQKFSPQHKQPILCDECRTLYRFYTSSGVSNDTALTKLPRNCRNCSMAQLHDTPSGFWDPDFLPTQPSNRRIY from the exons ATGGTCAATTTGTGCGATCTGTTAGAAAAGTACAGTGAATTCAgtaaaaatgatgatgatatctTCGTGTACGTTGATCGGATGCTGCTCAATTTTTTTG AGGCTCGCAAAAGGCAACACCAGGTTGAAAATGAACTTgagcatataaaaagacaactagcagaaaagcaaaaactttTAAGCATTTCTCATAACCGCGACACTGAATCGCCGATAAGGAAACGAAAAGCTCTATCGCTTGATTCACCACACTTAGCCCACaaagaaaatgtttcgatTATTGAGAATTCTACTATTTTTTCGCACAAGTCACATACCGACACTTCTTTGAAAGAGTGCTCCTTATTAGAACATAATATCATTGATTCTGAAGAGCCAATGTTTGCTCTATCGCAAAGCCCTCCACCGACCAGAAAAGTTCTTTCGCCAAGAAATAAACCAACATCAGAATCAACGCCAGTAGATCCCGTTAAGAAGGTACAACAAGCTGAGGGAAACATTTTGCGCCCCAGCCTCCTCAACGCCAACTTTACAACTCCGGGAATTGTGGCAAAGGAAACCGCATTATCTGCAAGCCGTAAATGGACGGCCAAGAAACCCAAAGAAGATATATTGAAAGCAGATAAGCAGACTCCGGTTACTGTTACGCGTTACAGTTCACTCATGGATTGCCAGGCCCGTTTTCGGCAAACAAAGCTTAATTTTTCAGACCATCAAAAGCTTGCACCGAAAAAGGACTCCGACGCCACATTGCATGAAACTGTTTTCAATGATTTTGTAATTTCGACGCCACCCTCGGCTACAAATAGATCTTCATTTTTGAAAAGTCtacgcatgaaaaaaaaatcaaataaaactacTGAAATTCAATCGGATACACTAGCTGCTGACCATAAATCGTTTGGAGCACTTGCGACTGTTGGCAGTAAAAttggtgcaaaaacaaatgcagaTTTAGACTCACACACGTATAACGATAACATAGATCAAACGTATTGTCCCGGAGTAGAATCCATCAATAAGCTTGCTCAAATAAGCGTGAAACAAGAGCCACGGTCTCAACAAAAGTCTCTAGCGATTGTTCAGCCAGATTCTAAATCAGATTGTTTTCCAAGTCGGCCAAAAGAGGGTGATACAGATGGAGAAACGAGCGAAGTTGAAATTTTACCCACATCTAGCCAACGGTCGATTATAAGCGTTGCAGATTCACAACGCGAAAGTGACAAGATAATGGCCGAGTTAAACGACCAAGAACAAAGTACGCGAGTCGCCAAATTATGTGGTTTTCATCTTATGACATCCTTAAACCCTAGCATGGAACGGTAATGTAGTGAAAGATCATCGAACGGAAACATAAAATGTATTTCATTT GCCCAAAAGTTCAGCCCTCAACATAAACAGCCTATCTTGTGCGATGAATGCAGAACACTTTACAGATTTTATACATCCAGTGGTGTATCGAATGACACGGCGTTAACGAAATTACCGCGCAATTGTCGTAATTGTAGTATGGCTCAGCTACACGACACTCCGTCGGGTTTCTGGGATCCAGATTTTCTGCCTACGCAGCCGTCAAACCGGCGAATATATTAA
- the LOC128723242 gene encoding 4-hydroxyphenylpyruvate dioxygenase: protein MTTYTDKGPKPSGGKFLSFDHITFYVGNAKQAASYYTTRFGFEDYAYQGLETGSRQLVKHAVRQNRIVFVFVSAYEPGHRELGDHLVRHGDGAKDVAFEVEDLDAIVRRAKERGAKLVRDVWEESDDHGTVRFATVQTYGDTVHTFVERQRYRGLFLPGFKPPLHEDVLLRTLPVTGLNFIDHVVGNQPDLQMESVAAWYEKMLMFHRFWSVDDSQIHTEYSALRSIVMTNYEETVKMPINEPAKGKKKSQIEEYVEYYGGAGVQHIALNTSDIIAAIRNLRARGLQFLSIPDTYYDQLRERLKSSNVKIKEDLAVLQELKILIDYDEDGYLLQIFSKNMQDRPTLFIEVIQRHNHNGFGAGNFKALFEAIEAEQEKRGNL, encoded by the exons ATG ACCACATACACCGACAAAGGCCCGAAACCAAGTGGAGGAAAATTCCTTTCGTTCGACCACATCACGTTCTACGTGGGTAACGCCAAACAAGCAGCCAGCTACTACACAACACGCTTCGGATTCGAGGATTACGCTTACCAAGGCCTAGAAACGGGAAGCCGCCAACTGGTGAAGCATGCCGTCCGCCAGAATCGGATCGTGTTCGTATTTGTGTCGGCCTACGAGCCGGGCCATCGTGAACTCGGAGATCACCTTGTTCGCCACGGAGACGGAGCTAAGGATGTTGCGTTCGAGGTAGAGGATCTTGACGCGATCGTGCGCCGTGCCAAGGAACGCGGAGCCAAGCTGGTGCGAGACGTTTGGGAGGAATCGGACGATCATGGTACGGTTCGTTTTGCAACGGTGCAGACGTACGGCGATACGGTGCACACGTTCGTCGAGCGCCAACGCTACCGTGGTCTGTTTCTGCCCGGATTTAAGCCCCCACTGCACGAAGACGTCCTGCTACGTACGCTTCCTGTGACTGGGTTGAACTTCATTGACCACGTGGTTGGGAACCAACCCGATCTGCAAATGGAATCGGTAGCAGCTTGGTACGAGAAGATGCTCATGTTTCATCGATTCTGGTCCGTGGATGATAGCCAGATCCACACGGAATACTCCGCTCTCCGCTCGATCGTGATGACCAACTACGAAGAAACGGTCAAAATGCCTATCAACGAGCCGGCCAAAGGGAAGAAGAAATCGCAAATTGAAGAATATGTGGAATATTACGGCGGAGCGGGTGTGCAGCACATTGCGCTAAACACCAGCGACATCATAGCCGCGATTCGGAATCTGCGCGCGCGGGGCCTACAATTTCTGTCTATTCCGGACACATACTACGACCAGCTGCGTGAAAGGCTGAAGTCGAGTAACGTGAAGATCAAGGAGGATCTGGCGGTCCTGCAGGAGCTCAAAATTCTAATCGACTACGACGAAGACGGTTATTTGTTGCAAATCTTCTCCAAGAACATGCAGGACCGACCGACCCTTTTCATCGAGGTTATTCAGCGGCACAACCATAAT GGCTTCGGCGCAGGAAACTTCAAGGCCTTGTTCGAGGCCATCGAGGCAGAGCAGGAAAAACGAGGAAACTTGTGA